The Vicingaceae bacterium genome contains the following window.
TGTTGTGGGTGTACATGACGGTGTGAGACCATTTTTAAACCCTGTTTTTATCATGCAATTGATCACCGAGGCATATCAAAAAGGATCGGCCATTCCTTATATTCATCCCGTGGAAAGCACACGTATTACAGAAAAAGACCATTTTAAATATATTGCCAGAGAAAAAATTTGTTTGATTCAAACCCCGCAATGTTTTTTATACGATTGGTTGAAATTGTCCTTTAACCAGCCATATTCCACAGAATTTACCGATGAGGCAAGAATGGTGGAAAATTTTGGCTTCCAACTTAATTTTGTTCCGGGATTAAGGGAAAATATCAAAATAACCACCCCTTTTGATTATACGATTGCGCGTGCAATTATATCAACCGGACAGGGCGACAACTTTCTTTAACGGGATCGGTGATGTTTACCAAGCCGGGTCGCTTTCCGGGTTCTATACTGCCTAATATGGTTTCCTTACCGATCATTCGAGCTGGTGTTATGGTTGCACATTTCAACCAGTGTTCCAACCCAAATTGGGGAAAATGTTTGTCCAACAATTTAATTTCTTTCCATATGGATAATTCGTTATTAGAGGCCAAGCTGTCTGTTCCGACAACACATCTGTCCTGAGGGAAAATAGTGACATCGGGTAAAATCCCTTCAATATACAAATTGGCCGAAGGACAAAAGCACCAATAATTCTCAACAGGTAACTTCATAGCACGGTCAATATCTCCGGGTTTTGTATAGGTGTTGTGAACCCAAAGGCGTGTTTTAATTTTTTCCGGCAAAACACGCAATAATGATTGCATGGAAGATTCTCCTGTTGGCATGGTAAATGATTGTTTAACTTTCCATTGTTCAAAAAGATCCTTAAAACGCCCCGTACCATTTTCAAACCATTGGTTCTCTTCAGCGCATTCTTGCATGTGAATACTTAAAAATTCCGATTCTGTGGTAAGATACCATTCCAACAATGATGCAGAAACAGAATACGGTGCATGCAAGGTAATAACGGCTTGTTGTGAGTGCCGGAATAAGTCATAAATTTTTTTTGCTTTTGTAATAATTTGATTCAGGTAATTTTCATTCAGACCAAATACTTCTATCAAATTAAAATAAAAAATCCGGCTGTTTTTTTTTACTTCCAGAGTAAAATCATCGTTGACAATATCCAAACAAGCCACTATTCCTTCTTGTTGCATGTGATAATCGTATTCTTGGGCGCAGGCAGCAATGTGTTGACGGTCATAGTTGGTTCTAATACTTTGAATTTTTTCAATAAAACCCGTAAGACCGGTATTTGTAGGAATTTGTTCTTTCAAGTAGGATAATTCCAAATGACAATGGGAATTTATCATACCCGGCATGATAATGCCTTTGACTTTCAAACAATTTTTATTTATAGGTGGAGAATGCAAAATATCTACAATGGTGCCATCATCTTCACAAACAATCACCCCATCGTTAATGACCCCTTCGGGTCCGCAGGTGTATATTTGATCTGCCGAAAAATATTTCATATCCCCGCAATTTTTGTTGCAGATTTATATTTCAAATAAGTGTAGAAGAATACGGAGAATATCAAGATGAAAGCCCCGGCGTAAAAATTGAGATTCATCTTTTCATCTTCTCCAAATATCAACATGGCAAGCACAATTCCATAAACCGGTTCAAGATTCACCGATAAAGTGACAGTAAACGGGCTGATTTTTTTCATGATTTCAACCGATGCCGAAAAAGCAAATGAGGTGCAGATCCATCCAAGCAGCATCAAATAAAACCAGTCCATTGATTTCGGAATCTGCAAATGATAGCTTTTTGTGAAAAAACCTGCAGACAACAAAATAGTTAAAAAAAACCATGCTCCCGTCAACTCTGTCAAACTAATTACAAGCGCATTCATTTTGCTGACTTGTTGAGCATTGATATGAGTAAACAGAGCAGCCAAAAATGCACTTGTAACACCCAACAGCATTCCTTGCCAATACATCAAGCCGTCGAAAAATATCAAAGCCATTCCCAGTATAGACAGAAGCGAGACAATCAATTCGTGTATGCCAATGTTTTTACGTTTGTAAAAAAAAGGTTCCATCAGGGCTGAGAATACCGGTGCAGTAGAAATTGCAACTAAAGCCACCGAAGCATTGGAAATCTTTATGCTGCCAAAAAAAGTCAGCCAATGCAGGGCAATGATAACGCCCACCCATAAAAGTTTTAATGGCAATTTTTTTGGAAAAGGAATTTTTTTCCACCACATCAAAAACACCAAACCACTCATTGCAAAAATCAAGCGGAACCAAACTAAATCAATGGCTTGTAAACTGATCAATTTGCCAAGGATAGCCGTAAAACCCCAAATAAAAATAATGAAATGTAGAAACAAATAATCTTTCAGTCCTGCTCTATTCATTTTTGTCGTTTATATCAATATTGGTAATGCCTCCCGATAAAATAAATTTCATGGCATCTGCCGATTTAATGTTTTCAATCGGCTCAATATTTTCGGAAGGAGTCAGTATCATTTCTCCTGTCAATGCATAAGAAAATGGAAAATAAACCACCACCAGTTTTTTCTCAATACCTATCAATTCGGCCGTACTTTTGGTGACAAATCCCATGCGGTAGATTAATGGTTGCTCATTTACTTTGACAAGCACCGGATGATCAAATTTTTTTTTGGCACCCGAAAATGCATCCAGCAAATCTTTTAGTGAAGTGTAAATAACCTTGACAAGGGGAGTTCCCTCAAGAATTTTTTCAAAAGTCAAAAAAAGCGAACGGAGCAGGCCGGAGCCTAAAAATCCTATTATCGTTATACCGGTTAAAAGAAATATTAGAGAAAGAAGCAAATACCAAATATTTTTAACCGGCAACAATTGATAGATCCATAACAAAAATGAATACAAAATATATACGGTCAGAATTAATGGTGCTATATAAAACAGTCCTCTCAAAAAATAAGTTTTGAAAAAATCCCGTAGACGTTTAAATGTCATTGTTTTCTTCATATTCAAGATTTTTATTTTGAGAATACCTGTAAATTACATACATCAACCCCGTCATACATAAAAATGAAAATAATGCCCATAAAGGTTGATCGGCAGACAATTTGCCGAATTTTTCGAGATCGGCTTTGTCCGGCAAAAAATAATGCAATGTCACAACACTGAAGTTGTTGAAAAAATGAGCAGTTATCACGGTTTTTAAATCTTTGGTGAAATAATAAATGTAACCAAACATAACGCCGAATATGAACCGTGGTATAAAACCCAAAAACTGAAAATGCAATGCACTGAAAATAATGGCAGTCAATATAATGGCCCAATGGATATTATGTAACTGTTTATACAACAAGCGTTGTACAATGCCTCTAAACAACAATTCCTCGCCAATGGCGGGTATCAGGGCCATGATGAAAACATTGAACAAATAATCATTTGGGCTATATGCCGTCAATAAAACCTCTGCTATATCATTTAATTCTTTTTCTTTGTCCCGCATCCATGCTTCCAAATCACTTAAAAAACCCGGTAAATGCATTTGGTCATTAAGATATCCCGTGTAGGCAATAAATTGGTCGCTTGTTAAAGTGGCCAAAATGACCAATCCATACAAAGTCCATTCCGATTTAGCATGAAGTCCAAGGAATTTGACCGGATGACGGCTTACAGCCCAGGCAAAAAACAACGATGGGATGATAAAAAAGGCAATAGAACTAATCATTTGAGTAAATTTCATAGCCCTGACATATTGGGCATTATATCGATTGATCAAATTGTCGGTCATGTTGTCAACAGGGGATATGCCAAAGACATATTTAAGCAATACGGCATTCAACAATGAAGCAATACTTACAAAAAATATCACACTCAACAACAAAAACAACCAACGTTTGCTTAAAGATGCATTGTGTAGGAATCCTTTCAACATAGCTGCAAAATTGCATAAAATACTACTGACAACACACATTGTTCTTATAGAAAATTAAATTCAATTTAAACAACACGATTAAATTTTTATTGACCGAAAAGCATCTGGAGAAAAAATTGAAAGAAACTGCGCGCAACTAATCAAAAAGAATGGAGAGGCAATTAATTTAAAATTCGTTTTTCTTGAGAATTTCAATTAAAGCATGTACTACTTGTTCATTTCCGGCCACAATATTTCCTTCCAACCAATGGTCGTTGCCTGAAAAATCACAAACCACTCCACCGGCATTTTTTACAATCAAACCACCGGCGGCAATGTCCCATGCATTCAATCTTGCTTCATAAAAAGCATGCATTCTTCCGGAGGCAACATAAGCCAGGTCAAGCGCAGCTGATCCAAGACGTCTCATGGCGCGGGTTTGCAAGGTCACTTCTTTAAAAACAGAAAAATATTGTTCTTCAATACCATGCAGGTTGTATGGAAATCCGGTAACGATGACCGATTCGTGCCATTTGCCGGAACTTCTTACGGATATCTCTTTGCCATTTAGATATGCATGAGAACCGTCATAACTATAAAAGCATTCGTCTCTAACAGGTTCATATATTATACCTAAAAGAATTTTGCCGGCTGCTTCTAAAGCAACGCTGACACAAAAAAATGGAATTCCATAAACGAAATTGGTTGTGCCGTCAAGTGGATCAATAATCCATCTTAGATTGGTCTGAGTACTCTGTGTTACAGTTTTTTCTTCTGTTAAAAATCCTGCATCCGGTAAAATTTTGTTCAGCGCATCTGCCAAAATTTCTTCGGCCTGACGATCGACATAGCTTACCAAACTGTTTTTTTCTTTTTCGTCAACATCACTTAGGGATATGCGTTGTGTTTTGATGTAATGGCCGGCTTTTTTTACGGCTTCAATACATGCGGGCAAGATTTTTTGCAAATCGTCTTTTTTCATTTGAAAAAATTTTTGCCTTTTTGTGCCATTTCCCTGATGAGAGGACAACACCGGTAGCGATCCTCACGGTATTTGTCATAGAGCAGATCCAAACCATCTCTGATTTTTTCCAAACCTAGAGAGTCGGCCCAACTTAGCAATCCCTTAGGATAATTTACTCCTTTCGTGACTGCAATGTCAATGTCCTTTGCAGTGGCTATGTTCCAGAATAAAGTATCTGCAGCTTCGTTAATAAGCATAAACAATATTCTTTCGAAAACAAACTGTTTTGGTATTGCTTTCTCAATTACTTCCAAGGCATCAGGTTTTGAATAATCATAATAACCTATTCCTGTTTTTCTACCCAAACGGCCGGCTTCCACCATGCGTTTTTGTGTAAATGAAGGTTTATAGCGGGGGTCAAAATAAAATGCCTCAAAAACACTTTCGGTCACTTTATAATTTATGTCATTTCCGATAAAATCCATCAATTCAAATGGCCCCATCTTAAATCCACCCAATTTTTTCATTGATTGGTCAATTTCTGCAAAAGTAGCCAGCCCTTCTTCATATATTCTAAGCGCTTCTCCGTAAAACGGACGTGCAACTTTGTTGACGATAAAGCCCGGTGTATCTTTTGCAATCACTGTGGTTTTACCCCATGATTCAACAATGTCTTTTGCTTGTTTCAAATATTTTTGATGAGTGGCTATAGAAGGAATTATTTCAACCAATGGCATCAATGGGGCCGGATTGAAAAAATGCAACCCTAAAAAACGCTCTTGATGTTTGAGTGTGCCTCCAATGGATGTTACAGATAAGGATGATGTATTGGTGGCCAAAATGGCGTTTTTATCGATCAAACTTTCCAATGTGCGAAACAGATCTTGTTTCAATTCTGTATTTTCTACTATAGCTTCTATAATCAACCCGCATCTGTCAAAATCCTCGATATTATTTGAATAATGTATACGTTTTAAAATTTGATTTTTTTCTTCTTCCGATAATTTTCCTTTTTCCTCGAGACGTGTGAGAATGTTTTTGTGATTTTCGGCTGCTTTTTGTAATGCTTGCGGATAAGCATCATATAAAAAAGTTTCATGTCCGAAAGTGGCTGCCAACTGTGCAATGCCTGAACCCATCGTGCCGGCACCCGCTACACCTATTTTTATTTTGTTCATCGTTTAATTTTTTTTGCGAAAATACAAAAGAAAATAAGTACCTGTCAAAAGTTTAAATTCAAAATCTATGAGTGAGAATGATTTAGGTTTCACAATCTCAACCATGCAATCTGAATTTTATTTTGAGACAATGAGCAAAATGCCCTTTGATCTGACAATGGAATCTTTATAATTTGTGGGATCGTTAAAATTGTTGATCTTATTGTCTTTTTAAGGAGTTTTGTTAGGGTCTGACAAACGGATTGTGTTTTTTTTCGTGGCCTATAGTTGTGGAATGACCATGTCCGGGATAAATTGTGTAATCATCCGACAATACATACAGTTGTGTTTTTATACTTTGTTCCAATTGTTCAAAATTTCCTCCCGGGAGATCAGTCCTTCCGATGCTTTCATAGAAAATCACATCTCCGGAAATGACCATTTTCAGTTCATGAATGATAAATGCAACATGCCCGGGCGAATGGCCGGGCACAAATCGAACTTCTATCTCAATGTTGTTGAAGTTCAATGTGGCGGATTCGTTCAATGGAAAATATTTTTCCGGTCCGGGGAATACATTTGGTATGCCATACAAAGAAGCCACCTGCTCAACAGAATAATAATTTATTTCCTCCAGATGATGCATGTAAGGGAGCAAATTCCATTCCCGGCATAAAAAATCAAGCCCAAGTATATGATCAATATGAGCATGCGTCAATAAAATTTTTTCTACATGCAAATGGTGTTTTCGAATATATTGATTAAGCTCGGTTTTTTCATGTCCGAGATACATGCCCGGATCTATAATCCAAGCTTTGGTTTCATCGTGTAAAATATACGTATTTTCTTGAAAGGGATTAAATACAAAAGATTTCAGGTTTAACATGTTTTTTCAATTTGTTTTATGTGATTTTTGAGCAAAAATACAAAAGTCAGCCAAGCCTGTACCGGTAAAAAATCAATAAGAAAAATTCGGGACAATCTTTTAGAACGAAACAGAACCATGTAATGATTTATTGTCGTAGAATTCGGAACATATTACGCATAAACATATTTCTTAAAAAAAATTAAAAGGAAACGATTTTGATATAAAAATGTTTCCTGCGAGAAAAAAATAAATACTTTTGCGTCCGTTATGGGTTCATCAAAAAAAGACAAAATACTTTCGAAATCATTGGAGTTATTTCACCAATTAGGAATCAGAAGTTTAAACATGGATGATATTGCCCGCAAATTAGGGATATCGAAAAAAACTTTATACCAACACTTCTCAAACAAAGACGATTTGGTGAAACAAGCAATTGAAAGAGAATGTTTTCATGACCGGCAAATCATGGAGGAAATAAAAAAGAACAGCCGGGATGCCATTGATGAAGTTGTTAAAAGTGCCAAATATGTCATGCAAAAATTGATAAAGATACACCCTTCTGTTCACTTTGATTTGGAGAAATATTACGGTGAATCTTATCAAATGATACAACAATTACACAAAGAATATTATTTGAAAAAATTGAACGAAAATGCATTGCGAGGCAAAAAAGAGGGCTTCTATCGCAAAGATTTCAACGAAGAAATAGTCAACAGGTTTTTTCTTTTGAGAATTGATGCATTTATTGACGCAAGCATTTTCCCTTTAGAAAAATTAAACTTTTCAGAAATTTTTGTTGAATTACTCAGATACCATATTTATGGAATAGCAACCGATCAGGGAAAAATTAAGTTTGAGGAATATATGAAAAAAGAAGAATAATACTATGAAAAAATTTTTGACAACCATATGGATGCTGGCGTTATGTCAATTTTTGTTGGCAGGTGGTGATACGATCAGGCTTTCATTAAAAGAAGCCGTGGACTATGCCATGCAACACAATCCCCAAATTCGCACATCTGAAAAAGACATGTTGATTGCCAGGCAAAAAGTATGGGAAACTACCGGAATTGGCTTGCCTCAACTAAACAGTGAGTTCAACTTTCAAAACAACATCAAACGTCCCACAACCGTGATACCGGCCAATGCCTTTAATCCTGCAGCTCCCGCTGATCAACTGATTCCGGTTCAATTCGGAACTAACTACAATGCAACTTTAAACATTAGTGCCTCACAATTGATTTTTGACGGAACATACATAGTAGGTCTGCAAGCATCACGTACTTATCAACAGTTATCGGAAATACAATATGCAAAAAATCAAGATGACATAAAATCTCAGATTGAACAGGCATATACTACCTGTTTGCTGGCAGATAACAATTTACTGATTGCAGATTCTGCACTATCAAGCACATTGAAAATATTTGAAGATTCGAAAGAGATGTACAAGCTTGGAATAATAGATAAAATAACTTTGCAACAAGCAGAAATTAACTATCTCAACGCCAAAAATATGTCTGCCCGTGCACACAG
Protein-coding sequences here:
- the ispD gene encoding 2-C-methyl-D-erythritol 4-phosphate cytidylyltransferase; protein product: MKSGFIIVAAGKGSRMQQQLPKQFLLLNDRPVIIHTIEKIRSALPDSPIVLVYNSQHQEHWERIRKDFRALMEDIIMTEGGEERFYSVKNGFMALPRVHVVGVHDGVRPFLNPVFIMQLITEAYQKGSAIPYIHPVESTRITEKDHFKYIAREKICLIQTPQCFLYDWLKLSFNQPYSTEFTDEARMVENFGFQLNFVPGLRENIKITTPFDYTIARAIISTGQGDNFL
- a CDS encoding metal-dependent hydrolase; this translates as MKYFSADQIYTCGPEGVINDGVIVCEDDGTIVDILHSPPINKNCLKVKGIIMPGMINSHCHLELSYLKEQIPTNTGLTGFIEKIQSIRTNYDRQHIAACAQEYDYHMQQEGIVACLDIVNDDFTLEVKKNSRIFYFNLIEVFGLNENYLNQIITKAKKIYDLFRHSQQAVITLHAPYSVSASLLEWYLTTESEFLSIHMQECAEENQWFENGTGRFKDLFEQWKVKQSFTMPTGESSMQSLLRVLPEKIKTRLWVHNTYTKPGDIDRAMKLPVENYWCFCPSANLYIEGILPDVTIFPQDRCVVGTDSLASNNELSIWKEIKLLDKHFPQFGLEHWLKCATITPARMIGKETILGSIEPGKRPGLVNITDPVKESCRPVRLI
- a CDS encoding permease, translating into MNRAGLKDYLFLHFIIFIWGFTAILGKLISLQAIDLVWFRLIFAMSGLVFLMWWKKIPFPKKLPLKLLWVGVIIALHWLTFFGSIKISNASVALVAISTAPVFSALMEPFFYKRKNIGIHELIVSLLSILGMALIFFDGLMYWQGMLLGVTSAFLAALFTHINAQQVSKMNALVISLTELTGAWFFLTILLSAGFFTKSYHLQIPKSMDWFYLMLLGWICTSFAFSASVEIMKKISPFTVTLSVNLEPVYGIVLAMLIFGEDEKMNLNFYAGAFILIFSVFFYTYLKYKSATKIAGI
- the suhB gene encoding inositol monophosphatase, with translation MKKDDLQKILPACIEAVKKAGHYIKTQRISLSDVDEKEKNSLVSYVDRQAEEILADALNKILPDAGFLTEEKTVTQSTQTNLRWIIDPLDGTTNFVYGIPFFCVSVALEAAGKILLGIIYEPVRDECFYSYDGSHAYLNGKEISVRSSGKWHESVIVTGFPYNLHGIEEQYFSVFKEVTLQTRAMRRLGSAALDLAYVASGRMHAFYEARLNAWDIAAGGLIVKNAGGVVCDFSGNDHWLEGNIVAGNEQVVHALIEILKKNEF
- a CDS encoding MBL fold hydrolase, which codes for MLNLKSFVFNPFQENTYILHDETKAWIIDPGMYLGHEKTELNQYIRKHHLHVEKILLTHAHIDHILGLDFLCREWNLLPYMHHLEEINYYSVEQVASLYGIPNVFPGPEKYFPLNESATLNFNNIEIEVRFVPGHSPGHVAFIIHELKMVISGDVIFYESIGRTDLPGGNFEQLEQSIKTQLYVLSDDYTIYPGHGHSTTIGHEKKHNPFVRP
- a CDS encoding TetR family transcriptional regulator, with translation MGSSKKDKILSKSLELFHQLGIRSLNMDDIARKLGISKKTLYQHFSNKDDLVKQAIERECFHDRQIMEEIKKNSRDAIDEVVKSAKYVMQKLIKIHPSVHFDLEKYYGESYQMIQQLHKEYYLKKLNENALRGKKEGFYRKDFNEEIVNRFFLLRIDAFIDASIFPLEKLNFSEIFVELLRYHIYGIATDQGKIKFEEYMKKEE